The following are from one region of the Stigmatella ashevillena genome:
- a CDS encoding DNA methyltransferase, with product MAEQGDGDSPTPPGRRTVECAEAVAWLSGRGMLEGCSVITSLPDVSEFPALSLTEWKQWFLRAAALVMEKVPAEGVTLFYQTDVKHEGTWVDKGYLVSRAAEEAGCEMLFHKVVCRRPPGTVTFGRPAYSHLLGFSRGVRLELSKATADVLPDAGEVTWTRGMGVRACLAACRFIQEHTPTRTVVDPFCGHGTVLAVANALGLDAVGVELSRKRARKARALRLTEALELR from the coding sequence GTGGCGGAGCAAGGCGACGGAGATTCACCCACCCCCCCGGGGCGCCGGACGGTGGAGTGCGCGGAGGCGGTGGCCTGGCTTTCGGGCCGGGGCATGCTGGAGGGCTGCTCGGTCATCACGTCGCTGCCGGACGTGTCCGAGTTCCCCGCGCTCTCGCTCACGGAATGGAAGCAGTGGTTCCTGCGCGCCGCGGCCCTGGTGATGGAGAAAGTCCCCGCCGAGGGGGTGACCCTCTTCTACCAGACAGATGTGAAGCACGAGGGGACGTGGGTGGACAAAGGCTACCTGGTGAGCCGGGCGGCGGAAGAAGCCGGGTGTGAGATGCTCTTTCACAAGGTGGTGTGCCGACGGCCGCCCGGGACGGTGACTTTCGGACGGCCTGCGTATTCCCACCTGCTGGGTTTCTCCCGGGGCGTGCGGCTGGAGTTGAGCAAGGCCACGGCGGACGTGCTGCCCGATGCAGGCGAGGTGACGTGGACGCGAGGCATGGGCGTGCGGGCCTGTCTGGCCGCGTGCCGCTTCATCCAAGAGCACACCCCTACTCGCACGGTGGTGGATCCCTTCTGCGGACACGGCACGGTGCTGGCGGTGGCCAACGCACTGGGGCTGGACGCAGTGGGGGTGGAGCTGAGCCGCAAGCGCGCCCGGAAGGCCCGGGCCCTGCGCCTGACCGAGGCGTTGGAGCTGCGCTGA
- a CDS encoding tetratricopeptide repeat protein yields MKPSAKRLFEQSRAHLEKGEVGKAVHVLKQALAEEPDNVSLWAEMYRQCMLAKSPQSALTAARELRRINPAEANYIYMHGIAALTSGQAQEAATLLEEALQRLPQATHVRRTLVQVLEALKKPERARQVLQEAVDRAPTDPVAVNDLALLLLKQGEEGKRTAEPLLRRVLSAHPDDLATHLNLALALADRDAEAALEHADRAKESPDLAIREQAQRLYQLLVRH; encoded by the coding sequence ATGAAGCCATCCGCCAAACGCCTCTTCGAGCAGTCTCGGGCCCACCTCGAGAAGGGCGAAGTGGGCAAGGCCGTGCATGTCCTCAAGCAAGCCCTTGCGGAAGAGCCGGACAACGTCTCGCTCTGGGCCGAGATGTACCGCCAGTGCATGCTCGCCAAGTCCCCACAGAGCGCGCTCACCGCCGCCCGGGAGCTGCGGCGCATCAACCCGGCGGAGGCCAACTACATCTACATGCATGGCATCGCCGCGCTCACTTCTGGACAGGCCCAGGAGGCGGCCACCCTGCTGGAAGAGGCGCTCCAGCGCCTGCCTCAGGCCACGCACGTGCGGCGCACGCTCGTCCAGGTGCTCGAGGCGCTCAAGAAGCCCGAGCGAGCCCGGCAGGTGCTCCAGGAGGCGGTGGACCGGGCCCCCACGGATCCCGTCGCGGTGAACGACTTGGCGCTGCTCCTGCTCAAGCAGGGCGAGGAGGGCAAGCGCACCGCGGAGCCGCTGCTGCGCCGGGTTCTCTCGGCGCACCCGGATGATCTGGCCACCCACCTCAACCTCGCGCTCGCCCTGGCGGACCGCGACGCCGAGGCCGCGCTCGAGCATGCCGACCGCGCGAAGGAGTCTCCGGATCTGGCCATTCGCGAACAGGCCCAGCGCCTGTACCAGCTCCTCGTCCGCCACTAG
- a CDS encoding SMI1/KNR4 family protein, giving the protein MKELIELLSQYDPSYPRHLRGVSSEELAELERLVGRPLPERLRGFLRLMGRESGDWLSAEVRVRFDAIWQFYLEKERHRLSPRYIFIAAREQSPDRTYFCDCGLLAEAEDCQVVYVRQGMALHRGGSFAFSFPSLKDMLFREAFQSKRMAILPYRAVLRPADRTADYGAAETAAMVMEELADLMPRLGFQRLPQTSALNPLFERGDAALSAHNASDPGDMCVVLATANERERDRLLEALMDTTLLV; this is encoded by the coding sequence ATGAAGGAACTCATCGAGTTGCTCAGCCAGTATGATCCTTCATATCCAAGGCATCTCCGGGGTGTGTCCAGCGAGGAGCTCGCCGAGCTGGAAAGGTTGGTGGGGCGCCCTTTGCCCGAGCGGCTCCGGGGGTTTCTTCGCCTCATGGGAAGAGAGTCAGGAGACTGGCTCTCTGCCGAGGTCCGCGTGCGGTTCGATGCGATCTGGCAATTCTATCTGGAGAAAGAGCGTCACCGGCTTTCGCCCCGCTACATTTTCATCGCGGCGCGCGAGCAGTCTCCGGACCGCACCTATTTCTGTGACTGCGGCCTGCTGGCGGAAGCCGAAGACTGTCAGGTGGTCTATGTCCGCCAGGGAATGGCACTCCATCGCGGCGGGTCCTTCGCGTTCAGCTTTCCCTCGCTGAAGGACATGCTGTTCCGGGAGGCGTTTCAATCCAAGCGGATGGCGATTCTGCCCTACCGGGCCGTGCTGCGGCCTGCGGACAGGACGGCGGACTATGGGGCCGCCGAGACGGCCGCGATGGTGATGGAGGAATTGGCGGACCTGATGCCCAGGCTCGGGTTCCAGAGACTGCCCCAGACCAGCGCCTTGAATCCGCTGTTCGAGCGGGGCGACGCCGCCCTGTCCGCGCACAATGCCTCGGATCCGGGGGACATGTGCGTGGTGCTCGCCACCGCGAACGAACGCGAACGGGACCGGTTGCTGGAGGCCCTGATGGACACCACGCTGCTCGTCTGA
- a CDS encoding DUF6232 family protein yields MKKTPSDEGTQQARDFLRLVREPQTGPRAPSADKPPLIELPDFTLTRQVLNARGRTDLLKDIGGFQTQRRYLHLSLPLMLLFVGAGAVPLLTELPNSALVSVGIMAIMGTVVGLLLFPKVFGETYVLRVRTLQGDREVFRSQDAELFTRVVDALDRALVWREPKPLRALVR; encoded by the coding sequence ATGAAGAAGACGCCATCGGACGAGGGGACGCAGCAGGCTCGCGATTTCTTGCGGCTGGTTCGTGAGCCGCAGACCGGGCCCAGAGCCCCCTCGGCGGACAAGCCTCCACTGATTGAACTGCCAGACTTCACCCTGACGCGTCAGGTGCTGAACGCGCGGGGCAGGACGGATCTCTTGAAGGACATCGGGGGGTTTCAGACGCAGCGCCGGTACCTGCACCTGTCGCTGCCGCTGATGCTGCTCTTCGTGGGGGCGGGGGCGGTGCCATTGCTGACCGAGCTGCCGAACTCCGCGCTGGTGAGCGTGGGCATCATGGCCATCATGGGGACCGTGGTCGGCTTGTTGCTGTTCCCGAAGGTATTCGGGGAGACGTATGTGCTCCGGGTGCGCACGCTTCAGGGAGACCGCGAGGTGTTCCGCTCGCAGGACGCGGAGCTCTTCACCCGGGTGGTGGATGCGCTGGACCGGGCCCTGGTCTGGCGTGAGCCCAAGCCCCTGCGCGCGCTGGTGCGCTGA
- a CDS encoding Fic family protein — translation MYRYRWETRLGARLEQTAERVRRLRQLRLPSLAEEALSHWLRIHHVYHSNAISGSRLTLPETRTILEDGPTFAGKPPKVQAEATHLSHALDFIESLASSRLPLTERDLRILHAVVLGTGESTEAGSYRTTAVPPRGPGHTPPDASLVPEQIQEFSAWLSQETAELPLVLASRAHAAFDAIHPFTGGNGRIGRLLLHLLLFRHGYPLTVLRVKDRARYHTALKQAHQGDITSLTTLLVESVEHGLARYEYAAQSFAEDSPPPSAALPPGDPREFPAWRRGVDALLDALETVALQLTAKHSGAVADLSLSVISLDGLTPVSWEQAHQGPLPLAVLCGQSSQGTYEATLTASCPREPRAWQRTLPALTLQAATVMPERPAEFSLEENALFTVASTTGQLRQGISAEKLATDIWTQALEGVLLVRSR, via the coding sequence ATGTACCGCTATCGCTGGGAGACGAGGTTGGGAGCACGGCTGGAGCAAACGGCCGAGCGGGTTCGCCGCCTGCGGCAACTCCGGCTGCCCTCGCTGGCCGAGGAGGCCTTGAGCCACTGGCTGCGCATCCACCACGTGTACCACTCGAATGCCATCTCGGGCAGCCGCCTCACCCTGCCGGAGACGCGCACCATCCTCGAGGACGGGCCGACCTTCGCCGGCAAGCCGCCCAAGGTGCAGGCGGAAGCCACCCACCTCTCCCATGCGCTGGACTTCATCGAGTCCCTGGCGAGCTCACGCCTGCCGCTGACCGAGCGGGACCTGCGCATCCTCCACGCCGTCGTCCTGGGCACCGGAGAGTCCACCGAGGCCGGCAGCTACCGGACCACCGCCGTGCCCCCGCGCGGCCCCGGCCACACGCCGCCGGACGCCTCGCTCGTTCCTGAACAAATCCAAGAGTTCAGCGCCTGGCTGTCCCAGGAGACTGCCGAGCTCCCCCTGGTCCTCGCGAGCCGGGCGCACGCGGCGTTCGACGCCATCCACCCGTTCACCGGGGGCAACGGCCGGATCGGCCGGCTCCTGCTCCACCTGCTGCTCTTCCGGCACGGCTACCCCCTCACGGTGCTGCGCGTGAAGGACCGGGCGCGGTACCACACCGCGTTGAAACAGGCCCACCAGGGGGACATCACCTCGCTGACCACCCTCCTGGTGGAGAGCGTGGAGCACGGCCTCGCGCGCTACGAGTACGCCGCCCAGTCCTTCGCCGAGGACTCCCCCCCGCCGTCCGCCGCCCTGCCCCCGGGAGATCCCCGCGAGTTCCCCGCCTGGAGACGCGGCGTCGATGCGCTGCTCGATGCGCTGGAGACGGTGGCGCTCCAGCTCACCGCGAAACACTCCGGGGCGGTCGCGGACCTCAGCCTCTCGGTCATCTCCCTGGATGGGCTCACCCCTGTCAGCTGGGAGCAGGCCCACCAGGGACCTCTGCCCCTCGCGGTGCTCTGTGGCCAGTCCTCCCAGGGCACGTACGAGGCCACCCTCACGGCCTCGTGTCCGCGAGAGCCCCGAGCATGGCAGCGTACCCTCCCCGCCCTCACGCTCCAGGCCGCCACGGTCATGCCGGAGCGCCCCGCCGAGTTCTCCTTGGAGGAGAACGCCCTGTTCACCGTGGCCTCCACCACGGGGCAGCTTCGCCAGGGAATCTCCGCCGAGAAACTCGCCACGGACATCTGGACGCAGGCGCTGGAGGGCGTTCTGCTCGTGCGCTCCCGGTGA
- a CDS encoding PTS sugar transporter subunit IIA encodes MRFTDFLSEERIRPFLRARERAGVVCELAELLAMRMPVKPSVLGRLLMERERIAGTVLAGGVAIPHCRLEGLPRITACVGLLREGCLFGAPEEGPVRIFVGLVSPLNTSGLHLNLLARIAGMLREPALRQELLAAPTAEEIFQLLVQAEESHVARLARRGGLVLAEGAGSGHA; translated from the coding sequence ATGCGCTTCACGGACTTCTTGAGCGAAGAGAGGATTCGTCCTTTCTTGAGGGCCCGCGAGCGGGCGGGGGTGGTGTGCGAGTTGGCGGAGCTGCTGGCGATGCGGATGCCGGTGAAGCCCAGCGTGCTGGGGCGGCTGCTCATGGAGCGTGAGCGGATTGCCGGCACGGTGCTCGCCGGAGGGGTGGCGATTCCGCACTGTCGGCTGGAAGGGCTGCCCCGCATCACTGCCTGTGTGGGCCTCCTGCGCGAGGGGTGTCTCTTCGGAGCGCCTGAGGAGGGCCCGGTGCGCATCTTCGTGGGGCTCGTCTCCCCCCTGAATACTTCAGGGTTGCACCTCAACCTCCTGGCCCGGATCGCCGGCATGTTGAGGGAGCCCGCCCTGCGCCAAGAGCTGCTGGCCGCTCCCACCGCGGAAGAGATTTTCCAGCTCCTCGTTCAGGCCGAGGAGTCCCATGTGGCGCGGTTGGCCCGCCGGGGCGGGCTGGTGCTCGCCGAGGGAGCGGGCTCCGGCCACGCCTGA
- the kdpF gene encoding K(+)-transporting ATPase subunit F, producing the protein MTFDYAAGAVLSVLLTVYLVYALLRPERF; encoded by the coding sequence ATGACTTTCGACTACGCAGCGGGCGCCGTGCTGTCGGTGCTGCTCACGGTTTACCTCGTCTACGCCCTGCTCCGGCCCGAGCGCTTCTAG
- the kdpA gene encoding potassium-transporting ATPase subunit KdpA — MTFTGGLQILVFFALVLAVTKPLGGYLFRVFEGRPPLPQVLGPVERGLFRLCGVTPEREQTWGQYTRALLAFSLFSVLVLYALQRLQHVLPLNPQGLPAVGPELAFNTAASFTANTNWQSYAGESTMSHFSQMVGLTWQNFVSAAAGLGVALALARGFTRRLGPEGPKTLGNFWVDLVRGVLYVLLPLCVVYALFLVSQGVLQNLDAARELTTLEGAKQTLAMGPVASQEAIKMLGTNGGGFFNANSAHPFENPTPLTNLVQMLSIFALPAALTYTYGRMAGDTRQGWALFAAMSFLFFVGVAAAYAAESQGNTALIPAQVAQAGNMEGKEVRFGIAASTLFATVTTDASCGAVNAMHDSFTPLGGLVPLVNMQLGEVIFGGVGAGLYGMLVMGVLAVFIAGLMVGRTPEYLGKKIEAREMKLVMLYVLIFPGVILGLSAVAAVLPQGTSSLNNAGPHGLSELLYAFTSGTSNNGSAFAGLNANTPFWNISLGLAMLAGRFLMIVPVLAIAGSMVGKKGVPVGPGTFPTHGPLFTGLLVSVVVIVGALTFFPALSLSPLVEHFLAGAGKVF; from the coding sequence ATGACCTTCACCGGTGGGTTGCAGATTCTCGTGTTCTTCGCGCTCGTCCTCGCGGTGACGAAGCCGCTGGGCGGCTACCTCTTCCGCGTCTTCGAGGGCCGTCCTCCCCTGCCCCAGGTGCTGGGCCCGGTGGAGCGGGGGCTGTTCCGCCTGTGCGGCGTGACGCCAGAGCGCGAGCAGACCTGGGGCCAGTACACCCGGGCGCTGCTGGCGTTCAGCCTCTTCAGCGTCCTCGTTCTCTACGCCCTTCAGCGGCTCCAGCACGTGTTGCCGCTCAATCCCCAGGGCCTGCCGGCGGTGGGCCCGGAGCTGGCCTTCAACACCGCGGCGAGCTTCACCGCCAACACCAACTGGCAGTCCTACGCGGGCGAATCGACGATGAGCCACTTCAGCCAGATGGTGGGGCTGACGTGGCAGAACTTCGTGTCCGCGGCGGCCGGTCTCGGCGTGGCGCTGGCGCTGGCGCGAGGCTTCACGCGACGGCTGGGGCCGGAGGGGCCGAAGACGCTGGGCAACTTCTGGGTGGATCTCGTGCGGGGGGTCCTCTACGTGCTGCTGCCCCTGTGTGTCGTGTATGCCTTGTTCCTTGTGTCCCAGGGGGTGCTTCAGAACCTCGACGCTGCCCGGGAGCTGACGACGCTGGAGGGGGCGAAGCAGACGCTCGCCATGGGTCCGGTGGCCTCGCAGGAGGCCATCAAGATGTTGGGCACCAACGGCGGCGGCTTCTTCAATGCCAACAGCGCTCATCCGTTCGAGAACCCCACGCCGCTCACCAACCTGGTGCAGATGCTGTCCATCTTCGCCCTGCCCGCGGCCCTCACGTACACGTATGGCCGGATGGCAGGGGACACGCGGCAGGGCTGGGCCCTGTTCGCGGCGATGAGCTTCCTGTTCTTCGTGGGCGTGGCCGCCGCCTACGCCGCCGAGTCCCAGGGCAACACCGCCCTGATCCCGGCGCAGGTGGCGCAGGCGGGCAACATGGAGGGCAAGGAGGTGCGCTTTGGCATCGCCGCCTCCACGCTGTTCGCCACCGTCACCACGGATGCGTCGTGCGGCGCGGTCAATGCCATGCATGACAGCTTCACCCCCCTGGGCGGGCTGGTGCCCTTGGTGAACATGCAGTTGGGCGAGGTCATCTTCGGAGGGGTGGGCGCGGGCCTCTACGGCATGCTCGTCATGGGGGTGCTCGCCGTCTTCATCGCCGGGCTCATGGTGGGCCGCACGCCCGAGTATCTCGGCAAGAAGATCGAAGCCCGGGAGATGAAGCTCGTCATGTTGTACGTGCTCATCTTCCCGGGGGTCATCCTCGGGCTGAGCGCGGTGGCGGCCGTCCTGCCCCAGGGCACCTCCTCGCTGAACAACGCGGGACCGCACGGCCTGTCAGAGCTGCTGTATGCGTTCACCAGCGGCACGTCCAACAACGGCAGTGCCTTCGCGGGGCTCAATGCCAACACGCCCTTCTGGAACATCTCCTTGGGTCTGGCGATGCTCGCAGGCCGCTTCCTGATGATCGTCCCGGTGCTGGCCATCGCCGGCTCCATGGTGGGCAAGAAGGGCGTGCCCGTGGGACCGGGTACTTTTCCCACGCATGGCCCGCTCTTCACCGGCCTGCTGGTGAGCGTCGTCGTCATCGTCGGCGCGTTGACCTTCTTCCCCGCGCTCTCGCTGAGCCCCCTCGTCGAGCACTTCCTCGCCGGTGCCGGAAAGGTGTTCTGA
- the kdpB gene encoding potassium-transporting ATPase subunit KdpB has protein sequence MASPSSKQMSLLDPALLRQASLDSLRKLDPRAVARNPVMFVVWAGSLLTTVLLVKEAVVPGEGAPPVWFTVSVTLWLWFTVLFANFAEAVAEGRGKAQAGALRKMRQDATARLWVNGKEERVPAPSLKKGDTVVCEAGDLIPGDGEVVEGIASVDESAITGESAPVIRESGGDRSAVTGGTKVLSDRILVRISVNPGESFLDRMIGLVEGAARQKTPNEIALHILLVGLTVVFLLACVSLVPMALYSGVKLPGTAVVALLVCLIPTTIGGLLSAIGIAGMDRLLRKNVLAMSGRAVEAAGDVDTLLLDKTGTITLGNRMATELLPLPGVRMEELAEASQLASLADETPEGRSIVTLVKDAYKMRPRELQAHQVTFVPFTAQTRMSGCDLAVPTPRSIRKGAVEAIVRYAREQGGTVPPELEQASARIGDAGGTPLAVAEGARVLGIIHLKDVVKGGIRERFDRFRAMGIRTVMITGDNPRTAAAIAREAGVDDFLAEATPEAKLALIRAEQAKGKLVAMTGDGTNDAPALAQADVGVAMNTGTQAAKEAGNMVDLDSNPTKLLEVVEVGKQLLMTRGTLTTFSIANDVAKYFAILPALFMGVFPEIAPLNVMGLSSPFSAILAAVIFNALIIIALIPLALRGVRYRPLGAAALLRRSLLLYGVGGVLVPFIGIKAIDVLLTAVGMA, from the coding sequence ATGGCCTCCCCGTCTTCGAAGCAGATGTCGCTCTTGGATCCGGCGCTGCTCCGGCAGGCCTCGCTGGACAGCCTGCGCAAGCTGGACCCTCGGGCCGTGGCCCGCAACCCGGTGATGTTCGTGGTGTGGGCGGGCAGCCTGCTCACCACGGTGTTGCTGGTGAAGGAGGCGGTGGTGCCCGGGGAGGGGGCCCCGCCCGTGTGGTTCACCGTGTCGGTGACGCTGTGGCTGTGGTTCACCGTGCTCTTCGCGAACTTCGCCGAGGCGGTGGCGGAGGGGCGCGGCAAGGCGCAGGCCGGCGCGCTGCGCAAGATGCGTCAGGACGCCACGGCGCGCCTCTGGGTGAATGGGAAGGAGGAGCGGGTGCCCGCCCCGAGCCTGAAGAAGGGGGACACGGTGGTGTGCGAGGCGGGCGACCTCATCCCCGGAGATGGCGAGGTGGTGGAAGGCATCGCCAGCGTGGACGAGTCCGCCATCACCGGCGAGTCCGCCCCCGTCATCCGCGAGTCGGGCGGAGACCGGTCGGCGGTGACGGGGGGGACGAAGGTGCTCTCGGATCGCATCCTCGTGCGCATCTCCGTCAACCCGGGCGAGTCCTTCCTGGACCGGATGATTGGCCTTGTGGAGGGCGCGGCCCGGCAGAAGACGCCCAATGAGATTGCCCTGCACATCCTGCTGGTGGGGCTGACGGTCGTCTTCTTGCTGGCGTGCGTGAGCTTGGTGCCGATGGCGCTCTACTCGGGGGTGAAGCTGCCGGGCACGGCGGTGGTGGCGCTGCTCGTGTGCCTCATTCCCACGACCATCGGCGGGTTGCTGAGCGCGATTGGCATCGCGGGGATGGACCGGCTCCTGCGCAAGAACGTGTTGGCCATGAGTGGCCGAGCGGTGGAGGCGGCGGGGGATGTGGACACGCTGCTCCTGGACAAGACGGGCACCATCACCTTGGGCAACCGCATGGCCACGGAGCTGTTGCCCCTGCCCGGGGTGCGGATGGAGGAACTGGCCGAGGCCTCTCAGTTGGCGAGCTTGGCGGACGAGACGCCCGAGGGACGCTCCATCGTCACGTTGGTGAAGGATGCCTACAAGATGCGTCCCCGGGAGCTTCAGGCGCACCAGGTGACCTTCGTGCCCTTCACCGCGCAGACGCGCATGAGCGGGTGCGACCTCGCGGTGCCCACGCCGCGCAGCATCCGCAAGGGCGCCGTGGAGGCCATCGTCCGGTATGCGCGCGAGCAGGGGGGCACGGTGCCTCCCGAACTGGAGCAGGCCTCCGCGCGCATCGGGGACGCGGGGGGCACGCCGCTCGCGGTGGCCGAGGGCGCGCGCGTGCTGGGCATCATCCACCTCAAGGACGTGGTGAAGGGCGGCATCCGGGAGCGCTTCGACCGCTTCCGCGCCATGGGCATCCGCACGGTGATGATCACCGGAGACAACCCACGCACGGCGGCGGCGATCGCCCGGGAGGCGGGGGTGGATGACTTCCTGGCGGAGGCGACGCCTGAAGCCAAGCTGGCGCTCATCCGCGCGGAGCAGGCCAAGGGCAAGCTGGTGGCGATGACGGGGGATGGCACCAACGACGCGCCCGCGCTGGCCCAGGCGGACGTGGGCGTGGCGATGAACACCGGCACCCAGGCGGCCAAGGAGGCCGGCAACATGGTGGACCTGGACTCCAACCCCACCAAGCTCCTGGAGGTGGTGGAGGTGGGCAAGCAACTGCTGATGACCCGGGGCACGCTCACCACGTTCTCCATCGCCAATGACGTGGCGAAGTACTTCGCCATCCTCCCGGCGCTGTTCATGGGGGTGTTTCCTGAGATCGCCCCGCTGAACGTGATGGGGCTGAGCTCGCCCTTCAGCGCCATCCTGGCGGCGGTCATCTTCAACGCGCTCATCATCATCGCGTTGATTCCGTTGGCGCTCCGGGGCGTGCGCTACCGGCCGCTGGGCGCGGCGGCCCTGCTGCGCCGGAGCCTGCTGCTCTACGGCGTGGGCGGCGTCCTCGTCCCCTTCATTGGAATCAAAGCCATCGACGTGCTGCTCACCGCCGTGGGGATGGCCTAG
- the kdpC gene encoding potassium-transporting ATPase subunit KdpC yields the protein MTSELVIALRVSLVTLLLTGVLYPLAVTGGARLLFRHEADGSLVTDERGRVVGSALVGQGFTQALYFQPRPSAAGSGYDGTASSGSNLGPTSQKLRDRAVAEAERLRQENPDAPSPVPAELVTTSASGLDPHLSPESARWQVARVAKARGVANERVLAVVDAHIEGRTFGVLGEPRVNVLALNLALDRRFGGPGAVGGRVGALPPSDKDSPGAREAAR from the coding sequence ATGACATCCGAACTCGTCATCGCGCTGCGCGTCTCGCTCGTCACCCTTCTCCTGACGGGCGTGCTCTACCCGTTGGCCGTGACGGGAGGCGCGCGGCTGCTCTTCCGCCATGAGGCCGATGGCTCGCTCGTCACCGATGAGCGGGGCCGGGTGGTGGGCAGCGCCCTCGTGGGCCAGGGCTTCACGCAAGCCTTGTACTTTCAGCCCCGCCCCTCGGCGGCGGGCAGTGGCTACGATGGGACCGCCTCGTCCGGCAGCAACCTGGGACCCACCTCCCAGAAGCTGAGGGACCGGGCCGTGGCGGAAGCGGAGCGTCTGCGCCAGGAGAACCCGGACGCACCCTCCCCGGTGCCCGCGGAGCTTGTCACCACGTCCGCCTCGGGGTTGGACCCGCACCTGTCGCCCGAGTCGGCCCGCTGGCAGGTGGCTCGGGTGGCCAAGGCGCGCGGCGTGGCCAACGAACGGGTTCTCGCGGTGGTGGATGCGCACATCGAGGGCCGCACCTTCGGCGTGCTGGGCGAGCCCCGGGTGAACGTGCTGGCGCTGAACCTCGCGCTGGACCGGCGGTTCGGTGGGCCCGGCGCGGTGGGAGGACGGGTGGGTGCCCTGCCGCCTTCGGACAAGGATTCCCCTGGCGCGCGCGAGGCGGCGCGTTAG
- a CDS encoding sensor protein KdpD: MAVRTRRPRAEDFLELVERGRRGRLKLYIGFAAGVGKTYRMLEEAHALKKRGVDVVLGFVETHGRAETEALVAGLESVPRRAFTYRDVTVEEMDLEAVLARKPQVAVVDELAHTNVPLCRNTKRYQDVQELLAAGINIIGAFNVQHLESLNDLVERATGVTVRETLPDSFLKSADQVVNLDLAVEDLHERLKAGKIYALDKVPHALERFFTQENLSTLRELALREVAESLDRATTGQQARAGEEPQGKGGGWGRVMVALSSHPPRAATLLRRGSRMAGRLNTDWFVVYVETPREAPNLIDAEAQRHLLANIEKAKELGAEVVRLRGEDPVEAILDFARSHGVGHIILGRSHQPWWKQMLGRSADVRLLREGAGFDVHVVSFDSPQEERRP; encoded by the coding sequence ATGGCTGTGAGGACACGGCGCCCGCGCGCGGAGGATTTTCTGGAACTGGTGGAGCGGGGCCGCCGGGGGCGGCTCAAGCTCTACATTGGCTTTGCGGCCGGCGTGGGCAAGACGTACCGCATGCTGGAGGAAGCCCATGCGCTGAAGAAGCGCGGGGTGGACGTGGTGCTCGGCTTCGTCGAGACGCACGGCCGCGCGGAGACCGAGGCCCTGGTGGCCGGGTTGGAGTCCGTGCCCCGGCGTGCCTTCACCTACCGCGATGTCACGGTGGAGGAGATGGACCTGGAGGCGGTGCTCGCCCGGAAGCCCCAGGTGGCCGTGGTGGACGAGCTGGCCCACACGAACGTGCCCCTGTGCCGCAACACCAAGCGTTACCAGGACGTGCAGGAGCTGCTGGCCGCGGGCATCAACATCATCGGCGCCTTCAACGTGCAGCACCTGGAGAGCCTGAATGATCTGGTGGAGCGGGCCACGGGCGTCACCGTCCGGGAGACGCTCCCTGACAGCTTCCTCAAGAGCGCGGACCAGGTGGTGAACCTGGATCTGGCGGTGGAGGACCTGCACGAGCGCCTCAAGGCGGGGAAAATCTACGCCCTGGACAAGGTGCCGCACGCCCTGGAGCGCTTCTTCACGCAGGAGAACCTCTCCACGCTGCGCGAGCTGGCTTTGCGCGAGGTGGCCGAGAGCCTGGACCGGGCGACCACGGGACAGCAGGCGCGGGCGGGCGAGGAGCCTCAGGGCAAGGGAGGAGGCTGGGGCCGGGTGATGGTGGCGCTCTCCAGCCATCCTCCCCGAGCGGCCACGCTGCTGCGCCGGGGCTCGCGCATGGCGGGGCGGCTCAACACGGACTGGTTCGTCGTGTACGTGGAGACACCTCGCGAGGCCCCGAACCTCATCGACGCGGAGGCGCAGCGCCACCTGCTGGCGAACATCGAGAAGGCCAAGGAGTTGGGCGCCGAGGTGGTGCGCCTGCGCGGAGAGGATCCCGTGGAGGCGATCCTGGACTTCGCCCGCTCGCATGGCGTGGGCCACATCATCCTGGGACGCTCGCACCAGCCTTGGTGGAAGCAGATGCTGGGCCGCTCGGCGGATGTCCGCCTCTTGAGGGAGGGCGCGGGGTTTGACGTGCATGTCGTCTCGTTCGACTCGCCGCAGGAGGAGCGCAGGCCATGA